A stretch of the Thiomicrospira pelophila DSM 1534 genome encodes the following:
- a CDS encoding DUF3820 family protein gives MNPENLKKLVTVTMPYGKYKGRIIADLPGNYLNWFAREGFPSGHLGQLLALMQELDHNGLKHLLDPLRK, from the coding sequence ATGAATCCAGAAAACTTAAAAAAACTCGTTACCGTCACGATGCCTTATGGCAAATACAAGGGACGAATTATTGCTGATTTACCAGGAAATTACCTTAATTGGTTTGCGCGTGAGGGCTTTCCATCTGGTCATTTAGGGCAATTATTAGCTCTAATGCAGGAGTTAGATCACAACGGTTTAAAGCACCTTCTTGATCCGTTAAGAAAGTAA
- a CDS encoding ABC transporter permease: MMAYIARRLLYAIPILIGVNLITFVLFFMVNSPDDMARAQLGAKQTTPAMIETWKAERGYDKPLFFNNEAPGLVKFTNTLFVEESLKLFVFDFGRSDSGRDIGADILERMWPSLQIALPTFAIGLITTITLALLIVLFRGTALDTSAMVIAVMIMSISGLFYIIAGQVLFSKILHWVPISGYESGWAGVKFVILPVLIGVFAGLGAGTRWYRSIFLEEINRDYVRTARAKGLSEIKVLFKHVLPNGMLPILTGVVVVIPSLFMGSLIMESFFGIPGLGSYTIDAINAQDFAIVKAMVFFGAVLYIIGLILTDISYTIFDPRVRLS; encoded by the coding sequence ATGATGGCTTATATTGCACGGCGTTTGTTATATGCGATTCCGATTTTAATTGGCGTAAACTTGATTACGTTTGTGCTGTTTTTTATGGTCAATAGTCCAGATGATATGGCGCGCGCGCAACTGGGCGCCAAACAAACCACGCCCGCGATGATTGAAACTTGGAAAGCCGAACGCGGCTACGACAAACCTTTGTTCTTTAATAACGAAGCACCAGGCCTGGTGAAGTTCACCAATACATTATTTGTTGAAGAATCGCTTAAATTATTTGTGTTTGATTTCGGCCGCTCGGATTCGGGGCGCGACATTGGCGCGGATATTTTAGAGCGAATGTGGCCAAGCTTGCAGATCGCCTTGCCCACCTTTGCGATTGGCCTGATCACGACCATAACCTTGGCCTTATTGATTGTGCTATTCCGAGGCACTGCGTTAGATACATCCGCGATGGTGATTGCGGTGATGATTATGTCGATTTCTGGGCTGTTTTATATCATTGCCGGCCAAGTGTTATTTAGCAAAATCCTCCACTGGGTGCCGATCTCCGGCTATGAATCCGGCTGGGCGGGCGTCAAATTTGTCATATTACCGGTGCTGATCGGTGTATTTGCCGGATTAGGCGCAGGCACACGTTGGTATCGCAGTATTTTTCTCGAAGAAATCAACCGCGATTACGTACGCACCGCGCGCGCCAAAGGCCTGTCGGAAATCAAAGTCTTGTTTAAACACGTTTTACCCAATGGCATGTTGCCGATTTTAACCGGGGTGGTGGTCGTCATTCCCAGCCTGTTTATGGGCAGTTTAATTATGGAATCCTTCTTTGGTATTCCCGGTTTGGGTAGCTATACAATTGATGCCATCAACGCCCAAGACTTTGCGATTGTAAAAGCCATGGTGTTTTTTGGCGCAGTGCTTTATATCATTGGCCTGATTTTGACCGATATTTCCTACACAATTTTTGATCCAAGGGTGCGTTTATCATGA
- a CDS encoding ABC transporter permease — MMWVWLWTDIMIWLLVVSLGLWGWTISRSPQVKAQWIAIFRSKIAMTSAIVLLMYVSIALLDSLHFRLALPDQPVGEKVQYQGQTLSVLDWVFGEIRGKVERTYSAPFALKEHSSSIVKTDDGQIKQVALDLTHAGSHLVAAEDRNQDILLKSLWAIFVAGLLSLLFISLHLYWRARATNVRWRQQAGLVLKGKTDLPWRTAYLTFSIGLIVLAWLYHLGHYYHVLGTDKVGGDVLYQSFKSVRTGVLIGVLTTLVMLPLALILGISAGLFRGWIDDVIQYLYTTLNSIPGILLIAAAVLVMQTMIMNNPHWFETATERADIRLLVLVLILGLTSWTGLCRLLRAETLKISQVEYVTAARAFGVSRFKIIGRHILPNVMHIVLIAVVLDFSALVLAEAVLSYVGVGVDPTMYSWGNMINQARLEMAREPMVWWSLLSAFIFMFILVLAANLFSDRVQRVLDPKNN; from the coding sequence ATGATGTGGGTATGGTTATGGACAGACATCATGATTTGGCTCTTGGTGGTGTCGCTAGGTTTGTGGGGCTGGACAATCTCGCGTTCGCCGCAGGTTAAAGCCCAATGGATCGCAATTTTCCGCTCTAAAATCGCGATGACCTCGGCGATTGTCTTATTAATGTACGTTTCCATCGCATTGCTGGATTCATTGCATTTTAGATTAGCCTTGCCCGATCAACCCGTGGGTGAAAAAGTCCAATATCAAGGTCAAACCCTGAGTGTTTTGGATTGGGTGTTTGGTGAAATTCGCGGCAAAGTAGAGCGCACTTATTCCGCGCCTTTTGCTTTAAAAGAACACAGTAGCTCCATTGTTAAAACCGACGACGGCCAAATCAAACAAGTCGCGCTCGATTTAACCCATGCTGGCTCGCATTTAGTAGCGGCGGAGGATCGAAACCAAGATATTCTGCTTAAATCCCTCTGGGCGATATTTGTGGCTGGGTTATTAAGCCTGTTATTCATTAGCCTGCATCTTTACTGGCGCGCGCGCGCAACAAACGTCCGTTGGCGGCAACAAGCAGGCCTGGTGCTTAAAGGTAAAACCGATCTGCCATGGCGCACCGCGTATTTAACCTTTAGTATCGGTTTAATTGTGTTAGCTTGGCTTTATCATTTAGGGCATTATTATCATGTGCTCGGCACCGATAAAGTGGGTGGCGATGTGCTTTATCAAAGCTTTAAAAGTGTCAGAACCGGCGTATTGATTGGCGTTTTAACCACCTTGGTGATGTTACCTTTGGCACTGATTTTAGGTATCAGCGCCGGTTTGTTCCGTGGTTGGATTGATGATGTCATTCAATATCTCTACACCACGTTGAACTCAATCCCCGGCATTTTATTAATCGCCGCCGCCGTGCTAGTCATGCAAACCATGATTATGAACAACCCGCACTGGTTTGAAACCGCCACCGAACGTGCTGATATTCGTCTGCTCGTATTGGTGCTGATTCTAGGTCTCACCAGCTGGACAGGGCTGTGTCGTTTATTGCGCGCCGAAACCCTAAAAATCAGCCAAGTCGAATACGTCACCGCCGCCCGCGCATTTGGCGTAAGCCGTTTTAAAATTATCGGCCGCCATATTCTGCCTAACGTCATGCATATCGTATTGATCGCGGTGGTGTTGGACTTTAGCGCCTTAGTGTTAGCGGAAGCCGTACTTTCATATGTCGGTGTCGGTGTCGATCCAACTATGTACAGCTGGGGTAATATGATTAACCAAGCCCGCTTAGAAATGGCACGCGAACCCATGGTATGGTGGTCGCTACTAAGTGCGTTTATCTTTATGTTTATTCTGGTACTGGCCGCCAATCTGTTCTCAGATCGAGTTCAACGCGTACTAGACCCCAAAAATAATTAA
- a CDS encoding ABC transporter substrate-binding protein, translating to MKLKSKIKMLFEGARFVLLSLTALALTACSDQWNTPYTAQQVSSNTLFSAFSAPPKHLDPVRSYSSNEWAINAQILEPPLQYHYLKRPYTLEPLTLSKMPEVRYLNQQGELVSATAKDMTYSEVILSIKPGIQYQPHPAFVKDEQGDLRYATLSAKDLSGLKSPFELKDQASRELVADDYAYAIKRMAVRQNHSPILDSMNEHIVGLKAFSEQISELRSKADNHEFFDLRSHQIDGVNVVNDHELRIRLHGIYPQFMYWLSMNFFAPVPWEVMQFYAQPGLVDLNISFDTFPVGTGPYRLVENNPNSRMRLQKHPQYQAQFYPSEGLADTMPASLLADAGKRLPMIDEVIYTLEKESVPYWNKFLQGYYDASGVSSDSFDQAVQVSVNGDLDLTGDMKTKGIQMRSSVQPTIFYLAFNMLDEVVGGYDEKAQKLRQAISIAVNYEEFISIFMNERGLAAQGPIPPGIFGHLEGQAGINPYVHEWHEGEAQRKSLETARQLLAEAGYPEGRNLETGRRLQLHYDAVATGPDDRSRMDWMRKQFEQLGIELMIRSTDYNRFQDKVRKGDAQIFFWGWNADYPDPENFLFLLYGPNSSVATNGAGINSSNYANPEFDRLFEQIRTMENTPERMEKLQEMLSIARQDAPWIWGLHPRSLSLYHSWYKNVWPNSLANNTVKYLAIDAEQRAQQQAQWNQPIVWPLWLIAGATLLLIIWAVWAYRQRQQQRVMTGDTAS from the coding sequence GTGAAATTAAAATCGAAGATAAAAATGCTGTTTGAAGGCGCACGATTTGTTTTATTAAGCCTGACGGCTTTAGCACTAACGGCCTGTTCGGATCAATGGAACACGCCTTATACCGCCCAGCAAGTGTCCTCTAACACTTTATTTAGTGCTTTTTCCGCACCGCCCAAACATCTCGATCCGGTTCGTTCCTATAGCTCAAACGAATGGGCGATCAACGCACAAATTTTAGAACCGCCACTGCAATATCACTATTTAAAACGTCCTTATACGCTAGAGCCGCTCACACTCAGCAAAATGCCAGAGGTGCGTTATTTAAACCAACAAGGCGAACTGGTGTCAGCCACAGCTAAGGATATGACTTATTCGGAAGTCATTTTAAGCATTAAACCCGGTATTCAATATCAACCCCATCCGGCTTTTGTCAAAGATGAACAGGGCGATTTGCGCTACGCAACTTTATCGGCAAAGGACTTAAGCGGACTAAAATCGCCATTTGAGCTTAAAGACCAAGCCAGTCGTGAACTGGTGGCGGACGATTATGCTTATGCGATTAAACGCATGGCGGTGCGTCAAAACCATTCGCCCATTTTGGACAGCATGAATGAACACATTGTTGGTTTGAAGGCCTTTTCGGAACAGATCAGCGAACTACGTTCTAAAGCCGATAATCACGAGTTTTTTGATTTAAGATCCCATCAAATTGATGGCGTAAACGTTGTCAATGACCACGAACTGCGTATTCGTTTACATGGCATCTACCCCCAGTTTATGTATTGGCTGAGCATGAACTTTTTTGCGCCTGTGCCTTGGGAAGTCATGCAGTTTTACGCACAACCAGGCCTGGTGGACTTGAATATCAGTTTTGATACCTTTCCGGTTGGCACTGGGCCTTATCGTTTGGTGGAAAACAACCCGAATAGCCGCATGCGTTTGCAAAAACACCCGCAATACCAAGCTCAGTTTTACCCAAGCGAAGGCCTAGCCGACACTATGCCAGCAAGCTTGTTAGCCGATGCCGGTAAACGCTTACCGATGATAGACGAAGTGATCTACACACTCGAAAAGGAAAGCGTGCCTTATTGGAATAAGTTTTTACAAGGATATTACGATGCCTCGGGCGTGAGCTCAGATAGCTTTGACCAAGCGGTGCAAGTATCGGTGAATGGCGATTTAGACTTGACCGGCGATATGAAAACCAAAGGCATTCAAATGCGCTCCAGCGTACAGCCAACCATTTTTTATCTGGCGTTTAATATGCTCGATGAGGTGGTCGGCGGTTACGATGAAAAAGCGCAAAAACTGCGTCAAGCCATTAGTATTGCGGTGAACTATGAAGAGTTTATTTCGATCTTTATGAACGAACGCGGTTTAGCGGCACAAGGCCCCATACCGCCCGGCATTTTTGGTCATTTAGAAGGGCAAGCCGGCATCAATCCTTATGTGCACGAGTGGCATGAAGGTGAGGCACAACGTAAATCGCTTGAAACCGCCCGTCAACTCTTGGCAGAAGCCGGTTATCCGGAAGGCCGAAACCTTGAAACGGGGCGCCGATTACAATTGCATTATGATGCCGTCGCCACTGGCCCAGATGATCGCAGCCGTATGGATTGGATGCGCAAACAATTTGAACAGCTCGGCATAGAACTGATGATTCGTTCGACCGATTACAACCGCTTTCAGGACAAGGTGCGTAAAGGCGATGCGCAGATCTTCTTCTGGGGGTGGAATGCGGATTATCCAGATCCAGAAAACTTCTTATTCTTGTTATATGGCCCAAATAGCTCAGTCGCAACGAATGGAGCAGGGATTAACTCGTCCAATTACGCCAACCCAGAATTTGACCGCTTATTTGAGCAAATTCGTACCATGGAAAACACGCCAGAGCGCATGGAAAAACTGCAAGAAATGTTAAGTATTGCACGTCAAGATGCGCCTTGGATTTGGGGTTTGCACCCACGCTCGCTCAGCTTGTATCACAGCTGGTATAAAAACGTCTGGCCAAACAGTTTGGCCAACAATACAGTCAAATATCTCGCGATTGATGCCGAGCAACGTGCGCAACAACAAGCTCAATGGAATCAACCGATAGTTTGGCCGCTGTGGTTAATCGCGGGCGCGACCTTATTACTGATTATTTGGGCGGTGTGGGCTTATCGCCAACGCCAACAACAGCGTGTAATGACAGGAGATACCGCCTCATGA
- a CDS encoding mechanosensitive ion channel domain-containing protein — protein MDLFEQYRWVTQLAFTLGAFIAYLMVFKLVAKGVRSWAAQHSKRKVRVEQVVRYFKVLMLVVLFILVTLIWGVDYRGLWLVASSVLAVLGVALFAQWSILSNVTSGVIVFFTFPARVGDSIEIVDGVNSVKGELLEIGMFQIHVRDDEGHTLVYPNNLLLQKPVKKIKPLKTKPTNQALNWKKRRAD, from the coding sequence ATGGATTTATTTGAGCAGTATCGCTGGGTAACACAGTTGGCCTTTACGCTAGGTGCATTTATTGCCTATTTAATGGTCTTTAAGTTAGTCGCCAAGGGCGTTCGCTCTTGGGCGGCACAGCACAGCAAACGAAAAGTGCGGGTTGAGCAGGTAGTCCGTTACTTTAAGGTGTTAATGTTAGTTGTTTTGTTTATTTTGGTTACGTTGATCTGGGGTGTGGATTATCGTGGCTTGTGGTTAGTGGCCTCATCTGTTTTGGCCGTTTTGGGTGTGGCGTTATTTGCTCAGTGGTCGATTTTAAGCAACGTAACATCCGGTGTTATCGTGTTTTTTACTTTTCCGGCCAGAGTCGGGGATTCGATAGAGATTGTGGATGGCGTTAACTCAGTGAAAGGTGAGTTGTTAGAAATTGGGATGTTTCAGATTCATGTGCGCGATGATGAAGGGCATACGTTAGTCTATCCAAACAATCTGTTGTTGCAAAAACCAGTCAAGAAAATTAAACCTTTGAAAACAAAGCCTACAAATCAGGCGCTTAACTGGAAAAAGCGTAGGGCGGATTAA
- a CDS encoding transposase, with the protein MPRKPRFFLPDVPNHIVQRGRNRDPIFFESSDYYFYLDKLREALDKYDVSLHAYVLMTNHVHLLMSAPGEDAISHLMQFVGRHYVPYFNKKYGFSGSLWEGRFKSSLIDSERYLFACMRYIELNPIRAGIVSSPEAYLYSSYNANALAQPNLLVTPHSEFVKLSENPLVRSQCCAELFQQAIAEDLLMDLRKGVSSGTPIGSERFKEQIESTLGRKVGQLNRGRSPTKILINA; encoded by the coding sequence ATGCCACGTAAACCAAGATTCTTCTTACCTGATGTACCTAACCATATTGTGCAACGTGGGCGCAATCGTGACCCTATTTTCTTTGAATCTTCGGACTATTATTTTTACCTGGACAAGCTTCGCGAGGCGTTGGATAAATATGACGTTTCGTTACATGCTTATGTTCTGATGACCAATCACGTACATTTATTGATGTCTGCCCCTGGTGAAGATGCTATCAGTCACCTGATGCAGTTTGTAGGGCGGCATTATGTACCTTATTTTAATAAAAAATATGGTTTCAGCGGCAGTTTGTGGGAAGGACGTTTTAAGAGCAGTTTGATTGATTCAGAGCGCTATTTATTTGCATGTATGCGATATATTGAATTGAATCCAATTAGAGCAGGGATAGTAAGCTCACCTGAGGCGTATCTTTATTCTAGCTACAATGCAAATGCGCTTGCCCAGCCTAATTTGTTGGTGACACCCCATTCGGAATTTGTAAAGTTAAGTGAAAACCCGCTGGTGCGTAGTCAGTGTTGTGCTGAGCTTTTCCAACAAGCGATCGCTGAAGATTTGCTTATGGATTTAAGGAAAGGTGTATCTTCTGGTACGCCAATTGGGTCAGAACGTTTTAAAGAGCAGATCGAATCGACTTTAGGTCGAAAGGTCGGACAACTAAACCGTGGTCGGTCGCCCACGAAAATACTTATTAATGCATAA
- a CDS encoding AAA family ATPase has protein sequence MIKSEYLRFLRTLNSNEVIPGVCKLANLVLANLDDLAALGTYQGQRVKRMIALAQANWDTLSAEIQSSPEQGVEKTSPITQIKSMAVGPFRGFSRQEVFDLESRLVLIYGPNGTGKSSFCEALEYSLLGNVAEAESKRFRDQGDYLKNAHVNRFATPVVTGLNEQDAEVEIEENEELFRFCFVEKNRIDNFSRIAAQAPAKQTELISTLFGLDSFNDFVRNFTYELDPKYIDLTGVKTAQLAQKRQALSGSQQQITTNNAELQRLNVEEQTLASQYRDGAIFSQLDFELNGDDENPGAIQRLETDLQQPQASKTNLTISALQTLGSSIRSGLSELELKQKDLENASQEVSFKNLYDAVVQLQSSSPEHCPACKTPLTQVSVNPYGNANEELQKLQHLAELQKTAQQLQQNVSRWLLDLSQILNVCLTFLPQNNAIRNFHISPGSQIDIGWWYSLQQQLADGFTPWQHLEAQVKYLEEADKNTDQDAQKRSTKQAELNRLRWFKEQITVLETRRNTARQAIIAAQQAMTSFDTENAQLIADVDAEHAKVQINQEIAASYKSFVERLNAYKNRLPSQLVADLGDLVVRLYNAFNRYDSEADKLASVQLPLSQNQRLGIAFFKDPSSSFDALHILSEGHIRCLGLAILLAKNVKERCPVLIFDDPVNAIDDEHRRAIRETLFVDDFFKGRQIILAVHGEEFFNNTHQLLGKSQSLASQSYIFLSSAGEDHIQVDSLRRPKNYVLAARNLYAQGEYRDALMSARRALENLCEKTWFHYGKHSDKEDSLISVSRRSPSAPWDLRALAENLRTKLNRSQSNIPNKELIVSALTSVLGQDGRNAYWSYLNKGTHDETDLPEFDQHTVNEVISALESLDAALSETN, from the coding sequence ATGATTAAGTCTGAATATCTACGCTTTTTGCGAACTCTTAATTCAAACGAAGTTATTCCGGGAGTGTGTAAGCTAGCGAATCTTGTACTGGCAAATCTTGATGATCTTGCTGCTCTAGGAACCTATCAAGGTCAGCGGGTTAAGAGAATGATTGCTTTGGCACAGGCTAACTGGGATACCTTAAGCGCAGAGATTCAGTCATCACCGGAGCAGGGCGTCGAGAAAACTTCTCCCATTACTCAGATAAAAAGTATGGCAGTGGGGCCGTTTCGTGGTTTCTCCAGGCAAGAGGTTTTTGATTTAGAAAGCCGTTTGGTCCTTATATACGGCCCAAATGGAACTGGCAAATCTAGCTTCTGCGAAGCCCTTGAATATAGCCTTCTGGGTAACGTAGCTGAAGCGGAAAGCAAGCGTTTTCGAGATCAGGGTGATTACCTGAAAAACGCACATGTTAATCGTTTTGCGACGCCAGTTGTTACGGGCTTAAACGAGCAAGACGCTGAGGTTGAAATTGAAGAAAATGAGGAACTATTTAGATTTTGTTTCGTTGAAAAAAATCGTATCGATAACTTTTCTAGAATTGCCGCTCAGGCGCCCGCCAAGCAAACTGAGCTTATATCAACGTTATTTGGCTTAGACTCTTTCAACGATTTTGTACGCAATTTTACTTATGAGCTTGACCCAAAATATATTGATCTTACTGGTGTTAAAACAGCTCAGTTAGCGCAAAAAAGGCAGGCACTTTCTGGTTCACAGCAGCAGATAACGACTAACAATGCAGAGCTACAAAGGCTAAATGTGGAGGAGCAAACACTAGCCAGCCAGTACCGAGACGGAGCAATCTTTAGCCAATTGGACTTCGAACTAAACGGTGATGATGAAAATCCAGGAGCAATCCAGCGACTAGAAACCGATTTGCAACAGCCCCAAGCAAGTAAAACTAACTTAACAATTAGCGCATTGCAGACACTTGGTAGCTCCATTAGAAGCGGCCTCAGCGAGCTGGAGTTGAAGCAAAAAGACCTGGAAAATGCAAGTCAAGAGGTATCATTCAAGAATCTATACGACGCAGTTGTTCAGCTACAATCGAGTAGTCCAGAGCATTGTCCAGCGTGTAAAACGCCGCTCACCCAGGTATCCGTAAACCCTTACGGTAACGCTAATGAAGAACTTCAAAAGTTGCAACACTTGGCAGAGCTTCAGAAAACAGCACAACAGCTTCAACAAAATGTTAGTAGATGGTTGCTGGATCTCTCGCAAATATTGAATGTTTGTTTGACGTTTCTGCCACAAAACAATGCTATCCGAAATTTCCATATTTCACCTGGCTCACAAATCGATATCGGGTGGTGGTACTCCTTGCAGCAACAGTTAGCGGATGGTTTTACGCCATGGCAGCACCTGGAAGCTCAGGTAAAGTATCTCGAGGAAGCCGACAAAAATACTGATCAGGACGCTCAAAAACGTTCAACCAAGCAAGCTGAGCTAAATCGTTTGCGCTGGTTTAAAGAGCAAATCACTGTCTTAGAAACACGCAGAAACACTGCTAGACAAGCAATTATTGCTGCGCAACAGGCAATGACCAGTTTTGATACGGAGAATGCTCAACTTATAGCTGATGTGGATGCTGAGCATGCCAAAGTTCAAATAAATCAAGAGATTGCAGCTTCTTATAAGAGCTTTGTTGAAAGATTGAATGCATATAAGAATCGATTGCCGAGCCAGTTGGTTGCTGACCTAGGTGACCTAGTTGTGAGACTTTATAATGCTTTTAATCGTTACGATTCAGAAGCAGATAAATTAGCTTCTGTTCAACTTCCGTTATCTCAAAATCAACGGTTGGGCATTGCATTTTTTAAAGACCCTTCTTCCTCATTTGATGCTCTCCATATTCTGAGTGAGGGTCATATTCGTTGCCTTGGGCTAGCAATATTGCTTGCTAAGAACGTAAAAGAGCGTTGTCCGGTGCTTATTTTTGATGACCCAGTGAACGCAATTGATGATGAGCATCGTCGTGCCATAAGGGAAACGCTATTTGTTGATGATTTTTTCAAAGGTCGTCAGATCATTTTGGCAGTGCATGGTGAGGAGTTCTTTAATAACACACATCAACTGCTAGGTAAGAGTCAGTCACTTGCGTCTCAGTCATATATTTTCCTATCAAGCGCTGGCGAAGACCATATTCAAGTTGACTCATTAAGGCGACCCAAAAATTATGTATTAGCTGCGCGCAATCTATATGCACAAGGGGAGTATCGCGACGCGTTGATGTCGGCAAGAAGAGCGCTAGAGAACCTATGTGAAAAAACTTGGTTTCATTACGGAAAGCATAGTGATAAGGAGGACAGCCTAATTAGTGTCTCTCGTCGTTCTCCTTCAGCGCCATGGGATCTAAGGGCATTAGCTGAAAATCTAAGAACTAAGCTGAATCGTTCTCAGTCAAATATACCTAATAAAGAGCTGATAGTGTCTGCACTCACTTCTGTGCTAGGTCAAGATGGAAGAAACGCATATTGGTCGTACTTGAACAAAGGTACACATGACGAGACTGACTTGCCTGAGTTCGATCAGCATACTGTCAACGAGGTGATTTCTGCTTTAGAAAGCTTGGACGCTGCCCTAAGTGAGACGAACTGA
- a CDS encoding ABC transporter ATP-binding protein, with protein MNKPVLDIHNLVIKVGENTLIDRISFSIQPGEIFALVGESGSGKSLTSLAIMRLLPEALNIAAGEIQLHQKSLLSLSEAQMQKVRGKSVAMIFQEPMTSLNPVMRVGDQVSEVLRVHLGLSSKHAKLRTIELFNEVGIPEASDRVDWYPHQLSGGQKQRVMIAMALACEPDVLIADEPTTALDVTIQAQVLTLLKKLRDERGLSILFITHDMGVVAQMADRVAVMQKGKILETAECEHFITAPTHPYTQQLLADALPTRDYKPATSQDSLLDLRGLKVHFPIKKGLLQRTVGYVKAVDGVDLVINRGETLALVGESGSGKSTIGQAILRLIDSTDGEIRYQDVDLAKLKENKIKPLRQKIQVIFQDPYSALNPRMTIGEIIREGMVSLKVGSQKKSDQDARITELLSQVGLLPEHKLRYPHEFSGGQRQRIGIARALAVEPELIICDEPTSALDVTVRAQVLDLLNNLQKTYNLSLLFITHDLSIIPRIAHRVAVMSEGRIVEQGDVQSILENPQHHYTQTLLAAAPSFHDMQHSL; from the coding sequence GTGAATAAGCCCGTTTTAGACATACACAACCTGGTGATTAAAGTAGGCGAAAACACGCTGATTGACCGTATTAGCTTTAGCATTCAGCCGGGTGAGATTTTTGCGCTGGTGGGTGAGTCGGGCAGTGGTAAATCTTTAACCTCACTGGCGATTATGCGTTTATTGCCAGAGGCGTTAAATATTGCTGCTGGCGAAATTCAATTGCATCAAAAATCCCTGTTAAGTTTGTCCGAAGCGCAAATGCAAAAAGTGCGCGGCAAATCGGTCGCGATGATCTTCCAAGAACCCATGACCTCGCTTAATCCAGTGATGCGAGTAGGGGATCAAGTATCCGAAGTGTTACGTGTTCATTTAGGCTTGTCATCCAAACACGCCAAACTGCGCACCATCGAGCTGTTTAATGAAGTCGGCATTCCTGAAGCATCAGATCGGGTGGATTGGTATCCACATCAGTTATCAGGCGGTCAAAAGCAACGTGTGATGATTGCGATGGCTTTGGCTTGCGAACCGGATGTATTAATCGCAGACGAACCCACCACCGCCCTAGATGTCACCATCCAAGCCCAAGTACTCACTTTGCTGAAAAAGCTGCGTGACGAGCGCGGTTTGTCGATTTTATTTATCACCCACGATATGGGTGTGGTCGCGCAAATGGCGGACCGAGTTGCGGTCATGCAAAAAGGCAAAATCCTAGAAACCGCCGAATGTGAACACTTTATTACCGCGCCCACCCATCCTTACACTCAACAACTACTGGCGGATGCGTTACCAACTCGCGATTACAAACCCGCGACAAGCCAAGATTCGCTGTTGGATTTGCGTGGTTTAAAAGTGCATTTCCCGATTAAAAAAGGCTTATTACAACGTACCGTCGGTTATGTAAAAGCGGTAGATGGCGTCGATTTAGTGATTAATCGCGGCGAAACTCTAGCTTTGGTGGGTGAATCCGGCAGTGGCAAAAGCACCATCGGCCAAGCCATTTTGCGATTAATCGACAGCACCGATGGCGAAATTCGTTATCAAGATGTTGATTTAGCCAAGCTAAAAGAAAATAAAATCAAACCCTTACGCCAAAAAATACAAGTCATTTTCCAAGACCCATATTCGGCCTTAAACCCGCGTATGACCATTGGCGAAATCATTCGCGAAGGCATGGTAAGCCTTAAAGTTGGCTCGCAGAAAAAATCCGATCAAGACGCGCGCATTACCGAACTACTTAGCCAAGTAGGGCTATTGCCGGAACACAAACTACGTTACCCGCATGAGTTTTCCGGTGGCCAACGCCAACGTATCGGCATCGCGCGCGCCTTAGCGGTAGAGCCAGAACTAATCATCTGCGATGAACCCACCAGCGCGCTAGATGTCACCGTGCGTGCACAGGTTTTAGACCTGTTAAACAACCTACAAAAAACCTACAACCTATCGTTATTATTTATCACCCACGATCTATCCATCATCCCACGCATCGCCCACCGCGTCGCCGTGATGTCAGAAGGCCGAATCGTAGAGCAGGGCGACGTGCAATCCATCCTAGAAAACCCACAACACCACTACACCCAAACGCTATTAGCGGCTGCTCCGAGTTTTCATGATATGCAGCATAGTTTGTAA